Proteins encoded by one window of Thermobaculum terrenum ATCC BAA-798:
- a CDS encoding C39 family peptidase, translating into MPDSYISKPKTRDLNTLPLQRIPNSWYLSGIPYQKQWENNCGPVTTNMVLGFYGIRLSQAYTANKLRPRRDDVSVSGLEMVNFSKIEYGLQGDVGYSGSLRTIEALISNNIPVIVLQPFKIGSDINHFRVVSGYNRTSRTFVIQDSILGKDLIWTYDYFLNLWKQRGRIYIAIYPPSKAKIVKQIRNSYDLPRKRLQLSELDMAQKAVRQAPQDPWVWLNLGRELYYSERYKDSYAAWNKALSLGLPRRALWYMPWPVYLLNELGLHEQAISLANQALQTIPASSELYYGRAIAYEAIGNNQAALRDLRTALAYAPYHPYYRQALREFMRRYR; encoded by the coding sequence TTCCCTATCAGAAGCAATGGGAAAACAATTGTGGGCCAGTTACCACGAATATGGTACTTGGGTTCTATGGAATTAGATTAAGCCAGGCATACACTGCCAACAAGCTTCGCCCTCGTAGAGATGATGTTTCTGTTTCTGGCCTGGAGATGGTTAACTTCTCAAAGATCGAGTATGGTCTCCAGGGAGATGTAGGTTATAGCGGATCGCTGAGAACTATAGAGGCTCTTATCTCTAACAACATCCCGGTGATAGTCCTGCAGCCATTTAAGATAGGGTCTGATATTAACCACTTTCGAGTAGTTAGTGGATACAACAGGACAAGTCGTACCTTTGTTATACAAGACTCCATCCTTGGCAAAGACCTGATTTGGACTTACGACTATTTCTTGAACCTATGGAAACAAAGAGGAAGAATCTATATAGCAATCTATCCACCCAGTAAGGCTAAGATCGTAAAACAGATAAGGAATAGCTACGATTTGCCTAGAAAGAGACTCCAATTATCAGAGCTGGACATGGCTCAAAAAGCCGTTAGGCAAGCACCTCAGGACCCCTGGGTGTGGCTGAACCTTGGTAGAGAACTGTACTACTCAGAAAGATACAAAGACTCGTACGCAGCGTGGAACAAAGCCCTATCACTAGGACTGCCAAGAAGAGCACTCTGGTATATGCCCTGGCCCGTTTACCTGCTCAACGAGCTAGGTTTACACGAGCAGGCGATATCGCTGGCAAATCAAGCTCTTCAAACTATACCTGCTTCTTCTGAGCTTTACTATGGTCGTGCTATAGCGTACGAAGCGATCGGGAATAACCAAGCAGCCTTGAGAGATCTACGTACGGCCCTTGCCTATGCACCATACCATCCGTATTATAGACAGGCATTGAGGGAGTTTATGAGGAGGTACAGATAG
- a CDS encoding DUF4383 domain-containing protein, translated as MAPVQTLALVFGIIYTIVGIAGFIPALITGNPPANALGPESLSGNLLGIFAINLYHSIAHLVIGLIGLGVYRNFSASRTYALVVGIIYALLFILGIIGVDFGGLIPMNMPDHILHLVTAVIFLVIYYQSARSAPATT; from the coding sequence ATGGCTCCCGTTCAAACATTGGCATTGGTCTTTGGAATCATCTATACGATAGTAGGCATAGCTGGGTTCATTCCTGCCCTTATTACGGGTAACCCTCCAGCTAACGCCTTAGGTCCTGAAAGTCTATCAGGTAATCTGCTTGGTATCTTCGCAATCAATCTTTACCACAGCATCGCACATCTAGTGATAGGACTGATAGGCCTAGGAGTTTACCGAAACTTCTCCGCTTCCAGGACTTATGCATTAGTAGTAGGAATCATCTATGCACTCCTCTTCATACTCGGAATTATAGGTGTAGATTTTGGTGGTCTTATTCCCATGAATATGCCGGATCATATATTGCATCTGGTAACGGCGGTAATATTCCTGGTAATTTACTATCAGTCCGCCAGGAGTGCCCCGGCAACGACCTAG
- a CDS encoding DNA-methyltransferase, with protein sequence MGTVYLGDNLSFLKKLASGSVTLVYADPPFRTNRIRVDENGKYNDVWQGIDHYLEWLAPRLCEIHRILSEDGTFYLHLDRRSVHYVRLLMDDIFGANNFQNEIIWHYTGGGRGSRHFPHKHDNILVYHKTRKYKFNVDAVREPYAKTSGYARSGIRARSGKFYSPHPLGKVLDDVWFIPIVNPLSPERTGYPSQKPEELLRRIIVASSDKGDIVLDPFCGSGTTLVAAHKLERQWIGMDSSPEAISICIERLKAIGASVQLETKPFEPPLEYERRG encoded by the coding sequence ATGGGAACTGTATACCTTGGGGATAATTTATCTTTTCTCAAGAAGCTGGCTAGCGGATCTGTTACTCTTGTTTATGCGGACCCTCCCTTTCGTACTAATAGGATCAGGGTTGATGAGAACGGAAAATACAATGATGTCTGGCAAGGCATAGACCACTATCTTGAGTGGCTAGCTCCGAGGTTGTGTGAGATACATAGGATCTTGTCTGAGGACGGTACATTTTATCTTCATCTAGATCGACGAAGTGTACACTACGTCCGTTTGTTAATGGACGACATTTTTGGAGCCAATAACTTTCAGAACGAGATTATATGGCACTATACAGGAGGTGGGAGAGGATCTCGCCATTTTCCCCATAAACATGACAATATTCTCGTGTATCACAAAACTAGAAAATATAAGTTCAATGTTGATGCGGTTCGCGAACCATATGCTAAAACCAGTGGATACGCGCGGTCAGGTATACGCGCCCGCTCTGGTAAGTTTTACTCTCCGCATCCGTTAGGAAAGGTCCTAGATGATGTTTGGTTCATCCCTATAGTTAATCCCCTCTCCCCTGAAAGAACTGGTTACCCGAGCCAGAAGCCGGAAGAACTGTTGCGCCGCATAATTGTCGCCTCGAGCGATAAGGGAGATATAGTACTGGACCCATTTTGTGGTTCCGGCACTACCTTAGTGGCTGCTCATAAGCTTGAGAGGCAATGGATAGGGATGGATTCGTCTCCGGAAGCTATTTCTATATGTATAGAAAGGCTGAAAGCTATCGGTGCTTCAGTTCAGTTAGAGACTAAGCCCTTCGAACCTCCATTAGAATATGAAAGAAGGGGGTAG
- a CDS encoding DUF4383 domain-containing protein gives MLSGAGYITLSLLQLMPPLIKQGPWGIKGPLAGDLFGLLATNLYLAILHLLIGTIALASSKSYKTSQNFCLYGGLFLAALFIFGQANQRIPTLGGYLPLDLSQDALHLLSSTLLLSAYIVNKAMGANNLEQDIAIRHD, from the coding sequence TTGCTTTCAGGGGCAGGGTACATAACTTTATCTCTTCTCCAACTAATGCCACCGCTGATAAAACAAGGCCCCTGGGGCATAAAAGGGCCACTTGCAGGAGACCTTTTCGGATTACTAGCTACGAATCTCTATCTAGCGATACTCCACCTACTAATCGGCACAATAGCCCTAGCCAGCTCGAAGAGTTATAAGACTTCCCAAAACTTTTGCCTCTATGGTGGATTATTTCTCGCAGCTTTGTTCATATTTGGACAAGCAAATCAGCGTATACCGACTCTAGGTGGATATCTACCTCTAGATCTATCTCAAGATGCACTACACCTTCTAAGCTCTACTCTCCTACTTTCAGCATACATAGTTAACAAGGCCATGGGAGCAAACAATTTAGAGCAAGATATTGCTATTAGGCACGATTAG